A single region of the Drosophila takahashii strain IR98-3 E-12201 chromosome 2R, DtakHiC1v2, whole genome shotgun sequence genome encodes:
- the Ir48b gene encoding uncharacterized protein Ir48b, which produces MIFQQSAKPLILLLSISFMRTQGLNSIINELNKRLLISNNFLFCNQTDKLYEYEIKYLRHMPLMNLMIFSSIESFNVTQLKYNLGAENKLFMILGNNNPPYDFFNALDLEFQESEYIMVIDDPVYLKRDTNWLVFVKHLWRQGYVNLLFYTSFDEKLYHKIIFPETVIEEASIKQYISIRGSFRNLYGYPVRVAAYNNAPRSMLYVDRWGKKVFAGFYMRFIRAFIESRNGSFVPILTPSDSPGNCTLHLRNETVDVCADALAANPAAFSLTHGFRIASANVLVSHAKPLHSYRYLTAPFQWSVWFCLAAYVVLVVNFLSFIHWLRSGKWDFSKHLLEVFSSLLFSGFYLKEIHGRERYILFGVLFIAGFVYSTEYLGLLKSMLISEVFEKQIDTFEALVESNITLMVDPYDKSLFAKYNMPKILEPIMELVSFETLLEHRNHFDQDYAYILFSDRMALYDYAQQFLKHPKLLRIPIDFSFLYTGIPMRKRWFLKHHLGQAWYWAFESGLTRKLALDADFEAVRVGYLNFLITEHVEAQPLDVDYFVMPAIALALGYILALLSFVIEMTAWRMRGFLRCKMKAGDEYRLPRRRLC; this is translated from the coding sequence ATGATCTTTCAACAATCTGCAAAACCTCTGATCCTTCTGCTATCTATCTCATTTATGAGGACTCAAGGCCTTAACAGTATTATCAATGAGCTAAACAAACGCCTTCTCATCTCTAACAACTTTTTGTTCTGCAACCAAACCGACAAACTTTATGAATACGAGATCAAATATCTCCGACACATGCCACTCATGAACCTGATGATCTTTAGCTCGATTGAATCCTTTAACGTCACCcaactaaaatataatttgggaGCTGAAAACAAACTCTTTATGATCTTAGGTAATAACAATCCGCCCTACGATTTCTTTAACGCTTTGGACTTGGAATTTCAAGAATCTGAATATATTATGGTTATTGATGATCCCGTCTATTTGAAGAGGGACACCAACTGGTTGGTCTTTGTAAAGCACTTGTGGCGGCAAGGTTATGTGAATTTGCTTTTTTACACCTCCTTCGATGAAAAGCTCtatcacaaaataatatttcccgAGACGGTGATAGAGGAGGCTTCCATAAAGCAGTACATATCCATTCGGGGATCGTTTAGGAACCTATATGGTTATCCGGTTCGCGTTGCCGCCTATAATAACGCACCACGCTCAATGCTCTATGTGGATCGCTGGGGTAAGAAGGTATTTGCCGGGTTCTACATGAGATTCATTCGAGCCTTTATTGAGTCACGGAACGGTAGCTTTGTGCCGATTCTCACGCCGAGCGATTCCCCCGGAAATTGCACATTGCACTTGCGCAATGAAACGGTGGATGTGTGTGCCGATGCCCTGGCAGCGAATCCTGCGGCCTTCAGTTTGACCCATGGATTCAGGATTGCCTCGGCGAATGTTTTGGTCTCCCATGCGAAGCCCCTGCACTCCTATCGATATCTCACAGCTCCGTTTCAATGGAGTGTGTGGTTCTGTTTGGCCGCCTACGTCGTCCTGGTGGTGAATTTCCTGAGCTTCATCCACTGGCTGAGGAGCGGAAAATGGGACTTTAGCAAGCACCTCCTCGAGGTCTTCAGCTCACTTTTATTCAGTGGCTTTTACCTGAAAGAGATTCACGGCAGAGAGAGATACATACTCTTCGGCGTGTTGTTCATAGCTGGATTTGTGTACTCCACCGAGTATCTGGGATTGCTCAAAAGTATGTTGATCTCGGAGGTGTTCGAAAAGCAAATTGACACCTTTGAGGCCTTGGTGGAGAGCAATATAACGCTGATGGTGGATCCGTACGATAAGTCGTTGTTCGCCAAGTACAACATGCCCAAGATACTGGAACCCATAATGGAGTTAGTCAGTTTTGAAACTCTGTTGGAGCACAGGAATCACTTTGATCAGGACTATGCTTACATACTGTTCTCGGATCGAATGGCCTTGTACGACTATGCACAGCAGTTTCTGAAGCACCCGAAACTTCTGAGGATTCCCATCGACTTTTCGTTCCTCTACACCGGCATACCGATGCGGAAGAGATGGTTCCTGAAGCACCATTTGGGACAGGCCTGGTATTGGGCCTTCGAAAGCGGTCTTACCAGGAAACTGGCCTTGGACGCCGACTTCGAGGCGGTTCGCGTGGGCTATCTTAACTTCCTCATCACGGAGCATGTGGAGGCCCAGCCGCTGGATGTGGATTATTTCGTCATGCCGGCAATTGCTCTCGCCCTCGGCTACATCCTGGCCCTCCTGAGTTTTGTCATCGAGATGACGGCCTGGCGCATGAGGGGATTCCTGAGATGCAAGATGAAGGCTGGGGACGAGTACCGGTTGCCCAGGAGGCGGTTATGTTGA
- the LOC138912210 gene encoding uncharacterized protein yields the protein MYLGLLKSMLISEVFEKQIETFEELAERNIPLLIDSYDGFLFKKHHIPKSIWSVVRTVSSETLLKHRNNFDQDYAYVLFPDRWDMFIHAQQYLRHPKLRRIPIDFCFLFAGYPMSKKWFLKHHLSKAWFHGFESGIVDKMAEDAYREAVFQGYLNIPITEHLEAKPLGLNYFIMPTISLALGYSLALSCFCIELLTWKIRNRNSKC from the coding sequence ATGTATTTGGGGTTGCTAAAAAGCATGCTCATATCAGAGGTTTTCGAAAAGCAAATAGAAACATTTGAAGAACTGGCCGAGAGAAATATTCCGCTCCTAATCGATTCCTATGATGGATTTCTATTTAAAAAGCATCACATACCAAAGTCCATTTGGTCTGTGGTAAGAACTGTATCTTCAGAGACTCTACTCAAACATCGGAATAACTTTGACCAGGATTACGCCTATGTGTTGTTTCCAGATCGCTGGGATATGTTTATCCATGCCCAACAGTACTTAAGGCATCCAAAGCTTCGGCGAATACCGATCgacttttgttttctttttgccgGATATCCCATGAGCAAAAAGTGGTTCCTCAAACATCATCTAAGTAAGGCTTGGTTCCATGGATTTGAGAGTGGCATAGTGGATAAGATGGCCGAAGATGCGTATCGGGAAGCTGTTTTTCAGGGATATCTAAACATTCCCATCACAGAGCACTTGGAGGCGAAGCCATTGGGCCTAAACTATTTTATAATGCCCACGATTTCTTTGGCTTTGGGCTATTCCTTGGCTTTATCGTGCTTTTGTATCGAGCTTCTGACCTGGAAGATAAGGAACAGGAATTCAAAATGCTAG
- the LOC108055539 gene encoding RNA/RNP complex-1-interacting phosphatase homolog, with amino-acid sequence MAKAIPDRWLNYKPIGERVPGTRFIAFKVPLHQHVNARVEENLRLAPESLLESVPDLGLIIDLTNTNRYYHPSALTSHDVRHQKLMIPGKQTPPRQLSEKFCGFVADFLESNADNDKLIGVHCTHGVNRTGYLICYFMISVMKKSPDEAIKIFSAARGHEIERQNYLNSLKTLPNRRTNKERSASKESSVGVTEDYKDYESNSRHHYSKKYEDYRRQDGHYQRGGSYYQKSSYNHQNYGHADKSDWRSESSRSYSTDRYHSRDNRWNHQSFYKNSRDRSADWRNSGRNYPREDDSHEGGWSYSRNYRQDREHRQDRFQSNRSGGGYQQKTRGYQHNHYQNYQRDDSRRYSRRSYNDEG; translated from the exons ATGGCCAAAGCCATACCAGATCG ATGGTTGAATTACAAACCCATTGGAGAGCGTGTTCCGGGTACTCGCTTTATAGCATTCAAGGTGCCGCTGCATCAG catGTCAACGCCAGAGTGGAGGAGAATCTCCGCCTGGCGCCCGAATCCCTGCTGGAATCTGTCCCCGATCTGGGCCTCATAATCGATCTGACCAACACGAACCGCTACTACCATCCAAGTGCCCTGACCAGCCACGATGTGCGTCACCAGAAGCTGATGATCCCCGGGAAACAGACGCCGCCACGACAGCTCTCCGAAAA ATTTTGTGGTTTTGTGGCCGACTTCCTTGAGAGCAATGCGGATAATG ATAAACTAATTGGAGTCCACTGCACGCACGGAGTAAATCGAACTGGATACCTGATCTGCTACTTTATGATCTCCGTTATGAAGAAATCCCCCGATGAGGCGATAAAGA TCTTTTCTGCTGCCCGAGGACATGAAATCGAGCGACAGAATTACTTGAACTCCTTGAAGACACTTCCGAATCGACGTACGAACAAGGAGCGTTCAGCATCAAAAGAATCAAGTGTAGGGGTAACGGAAGATTACAAGGACTATGAGTCTAACAGTAGGCACCACTACAGTAAGAAATATGAAGATTACCGCCGGCAAGATGGGCATTACCAAAGAGGAGGAAGCTATTATCAAAAATCTAGCTACA ACCACCAGAACTACGGACATGCTGACAAAAGTGACTGGCGGAGCGAAAGTTCGAGATCTTATTCGACGGACCGCTACCATTCAAGAGATAATCGCTGGAATCATCAGAGCTTCTATAAAAACAGCAGAGATCGCAGCGCAGATTGGCGGAACTCGGGAAGAAATTATCCTAGAGAGGACGATAGCCATGAGGGTGGCTGGTCTTATTCACGCAACTATCGACAGGATCGAGAGCATCGCCAAGACCGGTTTCAAAGCAACAGATCAGGAGGCGGCTATCAGCAAAAAACGAGAGGCTATCAACACAACCATTATCAAAATTATCAACGGGACGATTCGAGAAGATACAGCAGACGCAGCTACAACGATGAAGGCTAg
- the LOC108055538 gene encoding angiopoietin-related protein 7-like, with the protein MKLDILVIFLTISILERPSPGDAANLPQENLETKCKGYCFTVLKPFLDNVVQPKSAGDTNSDLSDRVSGDNIKDLQNQLAIADVQMKSKEALSNLQIQLASAECQIKIKDLINVKDKEINEKTEQLKCKSDIIKLKDKELVDQNEQIKYYNEKINNKTEIINNLKTQLVNAEAVIKIKEDAINLRDKEINNKSEHLKNNEDLIKNQSDQIKNKAELIIKSNSVEDLSAQITTKDNQINGLNNQIKSVSAELLKYNGTDECPRSGPSGIYVLKVPGNVLMEVPCNSTGWIVVLRRQDGSVDFERSWKEYKDGFGNLTGEFFIGLEKLHHLTKRKPHELYIKIMDVNGDVGYARYDNFQVSNEESLYKLDSVGTYSGNAGDSLTYSKDKHFTTIDRDNDGRSSENCAQIRSGGGWWYDNCSYGPLTGKFYKDGISPSESGINWYHYRNNNTISFIYVEMMIRPKLF; encoded by the exons ATGAAACTCGATATTTTAGTAATATTTCTGACGATTTCGATTTTGGAGCGGCCATCTCCTGGAGACGCTGCCAATTTGCCGCAGGAAAATTTGGAAACAAAGTGTAAAGGATATTGCTTTACGGTCCTAAAGCCATTCCTCGATAATGTTGTGCAACCAAAATCAGCGGGCGATACCAACAGCGATTTAAGTGATCGAGTGTCTGGAGATAATATTAAAGACTTGCAGAATCAATTGGCGATTGCTGATGTTCAAATGAAATCCAAGGAAGCTCTCAGCAACTTGCAAATCCAATTGGCGAGCGCCGAgtgccaaattaaaattaaagacctCATAAACGTCAAAGATAAggaaataaacgaaaaaactGAACAATTAAAGTGCAAAAGCGACATAATAAAGTTAAAAGATAAGGAATTGGTGGATCAAAATGAgcagataaaatattataatgaaaaaataaacaataagacAGAAATTATTAACAACTTAAAGACTCAGCTAGTAAATGCAGAGGCTGTAATCAAAATCAAAGAAGACGCCATAAATCTAAGGGAtaaggaaataaataataagtcTGAACACCTTAAAAACAACGAAGACCTAATAAAGAACCAATCTGATCAGATCAAGAACAAAGCCGAACTTATCATAAAAAGTAACTCCGTTGAGGACCTGAGTGCACAGATTACGACCAAGGATAACCAGATCAATGGGCTCAACAATCAGATTAAATCGGTTTCTGCAGAACTTTTGAAGTATAATGGAACGGATGAATGTCCCAGGAGCGGTCCAAGTGGCATTTACGTCTTAAAAGTTCCCGGAAATGTTTTAATGGAAGTCCCTTGCAATTCTACTGGTTGGATTGTTGTTCTGAGGCGGCAAGACGGTTCAGTAGACTTTGAACGCAGTTGGAAGGAATATAAGGATGGCTTTGGCAACTTAACAGGCGAATTTTTTATTGGGCTGGAGAAACTACACCATTTGACTAAGAGAAAGCCTCACGAACTCTACATCAAGATTATGGATGTAAATGGAGATGTTGGGTACGCTCGCTATGATAACTTCCAAGTTAGCAACGAGGAAAGTTTATATAAACTTGATTCGGTTGGGACATACTCTGGTAACGCAGGAGATTCCCTAACCTACAGTAAGGACAAACACTTTACCACAATTGATCGAGATAATGACGGTAGATCTTCGGAAAATTGTGCTCAAATTCGCTCTGGCGGTGGTTGGTGGTACGACAATTGTAGTTACGG CCCTCTTACTGGAAAATTTTATAAGGATGGAATTTCACCAAGCGAATCAGGAATAAATTGGTATCACTATCGCAACAATAACACGATCTCGTTTATCTATGTTGAAATGATGATTAgaccaaaattattttag
- the wal gene encoding electron transfer flavoprotein subunit alpha, mitochondrial, protein MFASNTRNLMRSSLLQRCKSTLVVAEHNNEALNPITLNTISAAKKIGGDVTVLVAGTKCGPASEALSKVEGVTKVLVAENAAFKGFTAESLTPLVLAAQSQFKFTHILAGASAFGKNVLPRVAAKLDVSPISEIIDVKSEDTFVRTIYAGNAILTLKSKDAVKVITVRSTNFPPAATSGGSGAVEQAPAGDYASSLSEFVSQELTKSDRPELAGAKVIVSGGRGLKSGDNFKLLYDLADKFGAAVGASRAAVDAGFVPNDLQIGQTGKIVAPELYIAVGISGAIQHLAGMKDSKTIVAINKDPEAPIFQVADIGIVADLFKAVPELTGKL, encoded by the exons ATGTTCGCCAGCAATACGCGTAATCTGATGCGCAGCAGCCTC CTGCAGCGATGCAAGAGCACTTTGGTGGTGGCCGAGCACAACAATGAGGCCCTTAATCCGATCACTCTGAACACCATATCCGCGGCCAAGAAGATCGGTGGTGACGTCACAGTTCTGGTGGCAGGCACAAAATGCGGACCT GCATCCGAGGCTCTTTCCAAAGTAGAAGGCGTGACCAAAGTTCTGGTGGCCGAGAACGCCGCCTTCAAGGGTTTCACCGCCGAATCGCTGACTCCCTTGGTCCTGGCCGCCCAATCTCAGTTCAAGTTCACCCACATTCTGGCCGGAGCTTCGGCTTTTGGCAAGAATGTGCTGCCCCGCGTGGCGGCCAAACTGGATGTATCGCCCATTTCGGAGATCATCGATGTCAAGTCGGAGGATACGTTTGTGCGCACCATCTACGCCGGAAATGCCATCCTCACCCTGAAATCCAAGGATGCCGTGAAGGTGATCACTGTGAGGAGTACCAACTTCCCGCCGGCAGCCACCAGCGGAGGAAGTGGAGCTGTGGAGCAGGCCCCAGCTGGAGACTACGCCAGCAGCCTCTCGGAGTTCGTGTCCCAGGAGCTGACCAAATCCGATCGCCCTGAGCTGGCCGGAGCCAAGGTTATCGTTTCCGGAGGAAGGGGTCTGAAGTCCGGAGACAACTTCAAGCTGCTGTACGATCTGGCCGATAAGTTTGGAGCTGCCGTCGGTGCCTCTCGTGCTGCCGTGGATGCTGGATTTGTGCCCAACGATCTGCAGATCGGTCAGACCGGTAAGATTGTGGCTCCCGAGCTGTACATCGCCGTGGGAATCTCCGGCGCCATCCAGCACTTGGCTGGCATGAAGGACTCCAAGACGATTGTGGCCATTAACAAGGATCCCGAGGCTCCCATCTTCCAGGTCGCCGATATTGGCATCGTAGCTGATCTTTTCAAGGCTGTGCCCGAACTAACCGGAAAGTTGTAA
- the Buffy gene encoding bcl-2-related ovarian killer protein homolog B: MPGTSYPTNNDNFSNGFPMATTQSERLLQAQNRRKFSFPATLHSASLLEVSGGPKETTRRRLSNVSDAVTRKLSYTIGWKAAQIPAQDIITQGRCLCGHYIKRRLRRSGLFNKKLGLQRIRSIMGSTSMGIVRDVFPAVQVLGDELERMHPRVYNGVSRQICRNPGGEFHTPDAVSLLLGAVGRELFRVEITWSKVISLFAIAGGLSVDCVRQGHPEYLPKLMESVSEVIEDELVPWINENGGWSGINTHVLPTTNSLNPLEWTTLVIGVVFGLILVIMVLRFIINMIIPKIYQRFTK; encoded by the exons ATGCCCGGCACCTCGTATCCCACGAATAATGATAATTTCAGCAACGGATTTCCGATGGCCACCACACAAAGTGAGCGACTGTTGCAGGCCCAGAATCGaagaaaatttagttttcctGCCACACTCCATTCGGCCTCCCTGCTGGAAGTGAGTGGTGGCCCAAAGGAGACCACTCGGCGGAGGTTGAGCAATGTCAGCGATGCGGTAACCAGGAAACTCTCCTATACCATCGGTTGGAAGGCGGCCCAGATTCCAGCGCAAGACATCATCACACAG GGTCGATGCCTCTGTGGCCACTACATCAAGCGACGGCTGAGAAGATCGGGATTGTTCAATAAAAAGCTAGGACTGCAGCGCATACGTAGCATTATGGGCTCCACCTCCATGGGCATTGTAAGAGATGTTTTCCCAGCTGTTCAAGTG CTGGGCGACGAACTGGAGCGCATGCATCCGCGGGTTTACAACGGCGTATCTCGTCAGATTTGCCGTAATCCTGGCGGGGAGTTCCACACTCCGGATGCTGTGAGTTTGCTTCTGGGAGCCGTGGGTCGTGAGCTCTTCCGGGTGGAGATTACCTGGAGTAAGGTGATATCGTTGTTTGCCATCGCCGGCGGGCTATCTGTTGATTGTGTGCGCCAAGGACATCCGGAATACCTGCCCAAATTAATGGAGAGTGTTTCGGAGGTGATTGAAGATGAGCTGGTTCCATGGATCAACGAGAATGGCGGCTGG AGCGGCATCAACACTCATGTTTTACCCACTACCAACAGCCTGAATCCTTTGGAATGGACCACTTTGGTTATAGGAGTAGTTTTCGGCCTTATTTTAGTTATTATGGTTTTGCGGTTTATAATTAACATGATTATTCCGAAAATATACCAACGATTTACGAAGTGA
- the LOC108055546 gene encoding uncharacterized protein, whose amino-acid sequence MSTKRIVALLGLLAIQKTLADVSHFFASPLEQYGNYLHGQVPFQVGLSPPNLYGPPPAAPVTPAPVAPVATTEFSLPEIIENRSVKFQGAGHGSFIPLSQHYLPPAVEERPSYESPKPSEETYPAYYYPQPPEGSILSTSAPTTTTTSRPIIVQDPGEDIETIHPPGYDYHAPVAVPVFPLKPSTPAPVYLPPGEGNQDQNQLRLRLKDMRCLSGGYFRAVLKLDSFLGAAPTVDQDNDDQLDKRCEMKLSRSFLLLDISGEDFERCGVRTCGQDLCLRLRFPAIRGLRTSGDSILTLHCKTQERVAVKTHALKMGVANDVQARNGGSYAHGGNQNAFRTHVELLRKGSTGYTRHLESNGAVQLGEELLLRAHVLAGDGWNYTKLSDVQLQRIASGGEVLNTVQLVSARGCLNPAMQAICAHAPILEPPLGQRLHFKAVMFPGMRSGEVLVISMRITGCLEREDCQVTAQDCLPSVGQRRRRNVSHGNSTEVSELSHLTFRVIMPGEEDISRRESDVDDEISGVKEVSKSLALFGSLGFVVMLLGVAIVALYKFGK is encoded by the exons ATGTCAACCAAGCGGATCGTAGCCCTTTTGGGACTGTTAGCCATCCAAAAAACCCTTGCGGATGTGTCGCACTTTTTTGCTTCCCCCTTGGAGCAATATGGAAACTATCTCCATGGCCAAGTGCCTTTTCAAGTGGGACTATCGCCTCCGAATTTATATGGACCGCCGCCTGCAGCGCCCGTAACTCCTGCCCCAGTGGCTCCCGTGGCCACCACCGAGTTTAGTCTGCCGGAGATCATCGAGAATCGCAGTGTCAAGTTTCAGGGAGCTGGTCATGGCAGCTTTATACCTCTAAGTCAGCATTATCTACCGCCGGCTGTGGAAGAGCGACCAAGCTATGAAAGTCCCAAACCAAG TGAGGAGACCTATCCAGCTTACTACTATCCCCAACCGCCTGAAGGCAGCATACTGAGTACCTCTGCACCCACAACTACCACTACTTCAAGACCCATCATTGTACAAGATCCTGGAGAGGATATTGAGACTATACATCCGCCTGGCTACGATTACCATGCTCCAGTGGCTGTTCCAGTCTTCCCGCTAAAGCCCTCCACACCGGCTCCAGTTTATCTGCCACCCGGTGAAGGAAACCAGGATCAAAATCAACTGAGACTCCGGCTCAAGGACATGCGTTGCCTTTCGGGGGGTTATTTTCGGGCTGTTCTCAAGTTGGACAGCTTTTTAGGAGCAGCACCCACTGTGGATCAGGATAATGATGATCAACTGGATAAGCGCTGTGAAATGAAACTCTCGCGAAGCTTTCTGCTCTTGGATATTTCTGGCGAGGATTTCGAGAGATGTGGCGTGAGGACCTGTGGCCAGGATCTTTGTCTACGCTTGCGTTTTCCCGCCATCAGGGGGTTAAGAACCAGTGGAGATTCGATCTTAACCCTGCATTGTAAGACTCAGGAGAGAGTGGCAGTCAAGACGCATGCCTTGAAAATGGGCGTGGCTAATGATGT GCAAGCTCGCAATGGGGGTAGCTACGCCCATGGCGGAAATCAGAATGCATTTCGGACTCACGTGGAACTGTTGAGAAAAGGCAGCACTGGATATACCCGACATTTGGAGAGCAATGGAGCAGTCCAGTTGGGCGAGGAACTACTCCTTAGAGCCCACGTTTTGGCGGGAGATG GCTGGAACTACACCAAGCTGAGTGATGTGCAATTGCAGAggattgcaagtggaggagaAGTACTCAACACGGTTCAGTTGGTCAGTGCGCGGGGCTGTCTAAATCCCGCCATGCAGGCAATCTGTGCCCATGCCCCCATTTTGGAACCTCCTCTCGGTCAGAGGCTCCACTTCAAGGCGGTCATGTTTCCAGGGATGCGAAGTGGCGAGGTTTTGGTGATTTCTATGCGAATCACTGGCTGCTTGGAACGCGAGGATTGCCAGGTGACCGCTCAAGATTGTTTGCCATCCGTGGGCCAACGGAGACGACGGAATGTTTCTCACGGAAATAGTACTGAAGTTTCGGAACTATCGCATCTAACCTTCCGGGTGATAATGCCGGGTGAGGAGGATATATCTCGAAGAGAAAGCGATGTGGATGACGAAATCTCGGGAGTCAAAGAAGTCTCCAAATCACTGGCACTCTTTGGCAGCTTGGGATTTGTGGTAATGCTTCTGGGAGTTGCCATTGTggctttatataaatttggaaaGTAG